From the genome of Triticum aestivum cultivar Chinese Spring chromosome 3B, IWGSC CS RefSeq v2.1, whole genome shotgun sequence, one region includes:
- the LOC123067096 gene encoding aspartic proteinase nepenthesin-1-like produces the protein MEIRLVLIVALCSSAATIVTCSSTGLHMELIHVDGKGNYTVAERVQRAMASSRRRLTSFVDVSAPIHWNTSQYIAEYLIGNPPQRVEALIDTGSDLIWTQCSTCSLKGSCVMQGLPYYNTSKSDSFHPVPCNDTLCLANRAHSCHRDGSCAFGAFYGVGDARGSIGTEVFAFEHGSVTLTFGCVDTLKFTPGSLDGSSGLIGLGRGPLSLVSQIGASKFSYCHTPYLRSNATPGARSHLFVGASASLSADSPVMSMSFVQGPKKYPFYYVPLIGISVGQTRLSIPPMVFDLKPNGTGGGVFVDSGNPTSVLVDGAYRPLRVELRRQLNGSLLPPPAGSGIDLCVAVAQEKAVPSMVFHFSGGANMVLPPENYWVPLDDSMSCMVMHESSSVSIIGNFQLQNMHLLYDLTKEELSFQTADCSSL, from the coding sequence ATGGAAATAAGGCTGGTGCTTATCGTTGCGTTGTGCTCGAGTGCTGCTACCATAGTTACGTGTAGTAGCACAGGGCTACACATGGAGCTCATCCATGTTGATGGCAAGGGGAACTACACAGTGGCGGAGCGCGTGCAGcgcgccatggccagcagccggcggcGCTTGACGTCCTTTGTCGACGTGAGCGCACCCATCCACTGGAACACCAGCCAGTACATTGCCGAGTACCTGATCGGCAACCCACCGCAGCGCGTCGAGGCCCTCATCGACACCGGTAGCGACCTCATCTGGACGCAGTGCTCCACCTGCAGCCTCAAAGGATCCTGCGTCATGCAGGGCCTGCCCTACTATAACACGTCCAAGTCGGACAGCTTCCACCCCGTGCCATGCAATGACACCTTGTGCCTAGCCAACCGGGCGCACTCGTGCCACCGGGATGGCAGCTGCGCTTTCGGGGCCTTCTACGGCGTTGGCGACGCTAGAGGGTCTATCGGCACGGAGGTCTTCGCCTTTGAACATGGCTCGGTGACGCTCACGTTCGGCTGCGTCGACACGCTGAAGTTCACTCCGGGGTCCCTAGACGGGTCGTCGGGCCTCATAGGGCTTGGCCGTGGCCCCTTGTCGCTCGTCTCTCAGATAGGTGCCAGCAAGTTCTCTTACTGCCACACCCCCTACCTCCGCAGCAACGCCACTCCCGGTGCCAGGAGCCACCTTTTCGTCGGCGCCTCGGCGAGCCTTAGCGCTGACAGCCCTGTGATGTCCATGTCTTTCGTGCAAGGTCCTAAAAAGTACCCATTCTACTATGTCCCACTCATCGGGATAAGCGTTGGACAAACAAGGCTTTCCATCCCACCGATGGTGTTCGATCTGAAACCAAACGGCACCGGCGGCGGTGTCTTTGTCGACTCCGGTAACCCCACTTCGGTTCTGGTCGATGGGGCGTATAGGCCTCTGAGAGTGGAGCTCCGGAGGCAGCTAAACGGGAGCCTCCTGCCGCCACCAGCCGGCAGTGGGATCGACCTGTGTGTGGCAGTGGCGCAGGAAAAGGCAGTGCCGTCCATGGTGTTCCACTTCAGTGGCGGAGCGAACATGGTGCTGCCGCCAGAGAATTACTGGGTGCCGCTGGATGATTCCATGTCATGCATGGTGATGCATGAATCCAGCAGCGTGAGCATCATCGGCAACTTCCAGTTGCAGAACATGCACTTGCTGTACGACCTTACTAAGGAGGAGCTCTCTTTCCAAACTGCCGACTGCAGCTCACTGTGA
- the LOC123067095 gene encoding uncharacterized protein, which produces MASQAIEVNREGAEVYHGAALCAEKAVELLAETNMPLGLLPLADIEEVGYNRSTGFVWLRQKKALTHTFKQIGRLVSYATEVTAFVQDRKMKRITGVKSKELLIWVTVCAMYIDKNDHSKISFKTPTGLGRSFPVSAYGKEEDDFKPKQAAVAK; this is translated from the coding sequence ATGGCGTCGCAGGCGATCGAGGTGAACAGGGAGGGGGCGGAGGTGTACCACGGCGCGGCGCTGTGCGCCGAGAAGGCGGTGGAGCTGCTGGCTGAGACCAACATGCCACTGGGCCTGCTGCCGCTGGCGGACATCGAGGAGGTCGGCTACAACCGCTCCACGGGCTTCGTGTGGCTGCGCCAGAAGAAGGCGCTCACGCACACCTTCAAGCAGATCGGGAGGCTGGTCTCGTATGCCACCGAGGTGACGGCCTTCGTCCAGGACCGCAAGATGAAGCGCATCACGGGGGTCAAGAGCAAGGAGCTCCTCATCTGGGTCACTGTCTGCGCCATGTACATCGACAAGAATGACCACTCAAAGATCAGTTTCAAAACGCCCACCGGACTGGGAAGGTCCTTCCCCGTCTCCGCCTATGGGAAGGAGGAGGACGACTTCAAGCCCAAGCAGGCCGCCGTGGCCAAATAA